In Conger conger chromosome 12, fConCon1.1, whole genome shotgun sequence, one DNA window encodes the following:
- the wdr36 gene encoding WD repeat-containing protein 36 isoform X2, whose translation MLTDCGKAARWVKKLGIVAVSNALPEDIAYLAADRMLVFVAHGARVTAFAKNKEVVHTYTGHGADVHLLLPFGDHVISVDRDNTVIIWDVDSEEEYLQITFDKATFEVSAIMHPSTYLNKILLGSIQGGLQLWNIKSDKLLYSFNGWGSGVTVLQQTPAVDVVGVGLTSGQIVIHNIKYDESLMKFQQDWGPVTAISFRTDGHPVMAAGSPLGHIGLWDLEDKKLIVQMRDAHSTAIAGLSFLHAEPLLITNGADNAIRVWIFDAPGGDGRLLRCRMGHSAPPTKIQHHGQNGQHILSAGQDGTLQSFSTVHERFNKSLGHGSINKKKSKKKGLKYDALKLPAITTFASETARQSDWDGIIACHRGYVTATTWNYQKTSMGAHKLEPERFGKNRALNVHATAVDISSCGNFVVIALSSGHIDVYNMQSGFHRGHYGLDKAHDGPVRGVAVDGLNQLTISVGADKLLKVWKFKSKELVHTAVLSASPAASLLHRDSGMLAISLDDFTINILDMETRRVVRKFCGHRGQVNAMTFSPDGRWLITAAMDCTIRTWDLPTGCLVDCFLVDSSVISVSMSPTGDFLASAHVDSLGIYLWSNNTLCSMVSLRPLPSDYEPSVVTLPGSCPVEDEDGEEEDTPSEEMIEYVSPEQLDERLVTLSLLPDSRWKNLLHLDIIKKRNKPKEPPKVAKAAPFFIPTVAGLVPQFAASEGNSAEDQSKVVNFGVLAQKSSFYVKLEEAWISNSYASPVQLLKEMGPSAIDTELRGLAPDVGGPVEVMQSFLRMVGSMLDSKRDFDLAQAYLALFLKLHLRIISQEPELMEEAQKVSEKLKETWTNMQTLFNQSLCLLAYTKSALL comes from the exons gtCAAGAAGCTTGGGATCGTGGCTGTCA GCAATGCACTTCCTGAAGACATTGCTTACTTGGCTGCAGATCGAATGTTGGTCTTTGTTGCACATGGAGCTAGAGTAACTGCATTTGCCAAGAATAAAGAG GTTGTGCACACTTACACTGGTCATGGAGCAGACGTTCATCTGTTGCTGCCATTTGGGGATCACGTGATCTCGGTGGACCGGGACAACACTGTCATCATTTGGGATGTTGACTCTGAAG AGGAATACTTGCAGATAACATTTGACAAAGCAACATTTGAAGTGTCTGCCATAATGCACCCAAGCACCTACCTCAACAAAATCCTACTGGGCAGCATCCAAGGAGGGCTTCAGCTGTGGAACATCAAGTCAGA cAAACTCTTATACAGCTTCAATGGATGGGGTTCTGGTGTAACTGTACTGCAACAG ACCCCGGCTGTGGATGTGGTGGGTGTGGGATTAACATCCGGTCAGATCGTCATACACAATATAAAGTATGATGAGTCACTGATGAAATTCCAGCAAGATTGGGGGCCTGTCACCGCTATATCCTTCCGAACAG ATGGACATCCAGTTATGGCTGCTGGCAGCCCTCTTGGTCACATTGGACTGTGGGACCTTGAAGACAAGAAGCTGATTGTTCAGATGAGAGATGcccacagcacagccattgCTGGCCTGTCTTTCCTACATGCAGAGCCTCTACTCATCACCAATGGGGCTGACAATGCCATTCGG GTGTGGATATTTGATGCTCCAGGCGGTGATGGGCGCTTACTTCGGTGCCGAATGGGACATAGTGCCCCACCCACAAAAATCCAACACCACGGACAGAACGGACAGCATATTCTCAGTGCGG GCCAAGATGGTACACTGCAGTCTTTTTCCACTGTTCATGAGAGGTTCAATAAGAGTCTGGGGCATG GTTCTATAAACAAGAAGAAGTCCAAAAAGAAGGGCTTGAAGTACGATGCATTGAAACTTCCTGCTATCACCACCTTTGCATCAG AAACTGCCCGTCAGAGTGACTGGGATGGCATCATTGCCTGTCACCGTGGTTATGTCACGGCCACCACCTGGAACTATCAGAAGACTTCCATGGGGGCCCACAAGCTGGAGCCAGAACGATTCGGAAAGAACCGTGCACTCAATGTCCACGCCACG GCTGTGGATATCTCATCGTGTGGGAATTTTGTGGTGATTGCACTCTCATCTGGACACATTGATGTGTACAACATGCAGTCTGGCTTCCACAGAGGTCACTATGGTCTGGACAAAG CTCACGATGGGCCAGTACGTGGCGTAGCTGTGGACGGGCTCAACCAGCTGACTATTAGCGTTGGTGCAGACAAGCTGCTGAAGGTGTGGAAGTTTAAATCCAAGGAGCTggttcacacagctgtgctgagCGCCTCCCCCGCAGCCAGCCTCTTACACCGGGACAG TGGTATGCTGGCCATCTCTTTGGATGACTTTACAATCAACATCTTGGACATGGAGACCAGGAGGGTTGTTCGAAAGTTCTGTGGTCATCGGGGCCAGGTCAACGCCATG ACTTTCAGCCCTGATGGTCGCTGGCTGATAACTGCCGCTATGGACTGTACCATTAGGACTTGGGACCTCCCCACAGGCTG CCTGGTGGACTGCTTCTTGGTAGATTCTTCGGTCATCAGTGTCTCGATGTCCCCCACAGGGGATTTTCTCGCTTCTGCTCATGTGGATAGTCTGGGGATATACTTATG GTCCAACAACACCCTGTGCTCCATGGTCTCCCTCCGGCCCCTGCCTTCTGACTATGAGCCCTCAGTGGTCACACTGCCAGGTTCCTGCCCTGTAGAAG aCGAGGACGGTGAGGAGGAGGACACACCCAGTGAAGAGATGATCGAGTACGTATCTCCAGAGCAGCTCGATGAACGTTTGGTCACACTGTCTCTACTGCCCGACTCCAGATGGAAGAACCTGCTCCACCTGGACAtcataaag AAACGGAATAAGCCGAAGGAGCCCCCCAAAGTGGCCAAGGCAGCCCCCTTTTTCATCCCCACAGTGGCTGGTCTGGTCCCACAGTTTGCCGCATCCGAGGGAAACAGTGCAGAAGACCAG TCTAAAGTGGTGAATTTTGGAGTGCTGGCACAAAAATCCAGTTTCTATGTCAAGCTTGAGGAGGCTTGGATCAGCAACAGCT ACGCGTCCCCCGTGCAGCTACTGAAGGAGATGGGGCCCTCGGCCATCGACACAGAGCTGCGGGGCCTGGCCCCTGATGTGGGCGGGCCTGTGGAAGTAATGCAGAGCTTCCTGAGGATGGTGGGCAGCATGCTGGACTCTAAGCGGGACTTCGACCTGGCTCAGGCCTACCTGGCTCTCTTCCTCAAG CTGCACCTGCGGATAATCTCACAGGAACCAGAGCTGATGGAAGAGGCACAGAAAGTGTCTGAGAAGCTAAAGGAAACATGGACCAACATGCAGACGCTGTTCAACCAGAGCTTGTGCTTGCTGGCGTACACAAAAAGTGCATTGTTATGA
- the wdr36 gene encoding WD repeat-containing protein 36 isoform X1 — protein MSGGSKKGSVIFSGFRALGLYSNHLSHVVRYHKKHQEFYVVTAVGKCFHTYNVKKLGIVAVSNALPEDIAYLAADRMLVFVAHGARVTAFAKNKEVVHTYTGHGADVHLLLPFGDHVISVDRDNTVIIWDVDSEEEYLQITFDKATFEVSAIMHPSTYLNKILLGSIQGGLQLWNIKSDKLLYSFNGWGSGVTVLQQTPAVDVVGVGLTSGQIVIHNIKYDESLMKFQQDWGPVTAISFRTDGHPVMAAGSPLGHIGLWDLEDKKLIVQMRDAHSTAIAGLSFLHAEPLLITNGADNAIRVWIFDAPGGDGRLLRCRMGHSAPPTKIQHHGQNGQHILSAGQDGTLQSFSTVHERFNKSLGHGSINKKKSKKKGLKYDALKLPAITTFASETARQSDWDGIIACHRGYVTATTWNYQKTSMGAHKLEPERFGKNRALNVHATAVDISSCGNFVVIALSSGHIDVYNMQSGFHRGHYGLDKAHDGPVRGVAVDGLNQLTISVGADKLLKVWKFKSKELVHTAVLSASPAASLLHRDSGMLAISLDDFTINILDMETRRVVRKFCGHRGQVNAMTFSPDGRWLITAAMDCTIRTWDLPTGCLVDCFLVDSSVISVSMSPTGDFLASAHVDSLGIYLWSNNTLCSMVSLRPLPSDYEPSVVTLPGSCPVEDEDGEEEDTPSEEMIEYVSPEQLDERLVTLSLLPDSRWKNLLHLDIIKKRNKPKEPPKVAKAAPFFIPTVAGLVPQFAASEGNSAEDQSKVVNFGVLAQKSSFYVKLEEAWISNSYASPVQLLKEMGPSAIDTELRGLAPDVGGPVEVMQSFLRMVGSMLDSKRDFDLAQAYLALFLKLHLRIISQEPELMEEAQKVSEKLKETWTNMQTLFNQSLCLLAYTKSALL, from the exons gtCAAGAAGCTTGGGATCGTGGCTGTCA GCAATGCACTTCCTGAAGACATTGCTTACTTGGCTGCAGATCGAATGTTGGTCTTTGTTGCACATGGAGCTAGAGTAACTGCATTTGCCAAGAATAAAGAG GTTGTGCACACTTACACTGGTCATGGAGCAGACGTTCATCTGTTGCTGCCATTTGGGGATCACGTGATCTCGGTGGACCGGGACAACACTGTCATCATTTGGGATGTTGACTCTGAAG AGGAATACTTGCAGATAACATTTGACAAAGCAACATTTGAAGTGTCTGCCATAATGCACCCAAGCACCTACCTCAACAAAATCCTACTGGGCAGCATCCAAGGAGGGCTTCAGCTGTGGAACATCAAGTCAGA cAAACTCTTATACAGCTTCAATGGATGGGGTTCTGGTGTAACTGTACTGCAACAG ACCCCGGCTGTGGATGTGGTGGGTGTGGGATTAACATCCGGTCAGATCGTCATACACAATATAAAGTATGATGAGTCACTGATGAAATTCCAGCAAGATTGGGGGCCTGTCACCGCTATATCCTTCCGAACAG ATGGACATCCAGTTATGGCTGCTGGCAGCCCTCTTGGTCACATTGGACTGTGGGACCTTGAAGACAAGAAGCTGATTGTTCAGATGAGAGATGcccacagcacagccattgCTGGCCTGTCTTTCCTACATGCAGAGCCTCTACTCATCACCAATGGGGCTGACAATGCCATTCGG GTGTGGATATTTGATGCTCCAGGCGGTGATGGGCGCTTACTTCGGTGCCGAATGGGACATAGTGCCCCACCCACAAAAATCCAACACCACGGACAGAACGGACAGCATATTCTCAGTGCGG GCCAAGATGGTACACTGCAGTCTTTTTCCACTGTTCATGAGAGGTTCAATAAGAGTCTGGGGCATG GTTCTATAAACAAGAAGAAGTCCAAAAAGAAGGGCTTGAAGTACGATGCATTGAAACTTCCTGCTATCACCACCTTTGCATCAG AAACTGCCCGTCAGAGTGACTGGGATGGCATCATTGCCTGTCACCGTGGTTATGTCACGGCCACCACCTGGAACTATCAGAAGACTTCCATGGGGGCCCACAAGCTGGAGCCAGAACGATTCGGAAAGAACCGTGCACTCAATGTCCACGCCACG GCTGTGGATATCTCATCGTGTGGGAATTTTGTGGTGATTGCACTCTCATCTGGACACATTGATGTGTACAACATGCAGTCTGGCTTCCACAGAGGTCACTATGGTCTGGACAAAG CTCACGATGGGCCAGTACGTGGCGTAGCTGTGGACGGGCTCAACCAGCTGACTATTAGCGTTGGTGCAGACAAGCTGCTGAAGGTGTGGAAGTTTAAATCCAAGGAGCTggttcacacagctgtgctgagCGCCTCCCCCGCAGCCAGCCTCTTACACCGGGACAG TGGTATGCTGGCCATCTCTTTGGATGACTTTACAATCAACATCTTGGACATGGAGACCAGGAGGGTTGTTCGAAAGTTCTGTGGTCATCGGGGCCAGGTCAACGCCATG ACTTTCAGCCCTGATGGTCGCTGGCTGATAACTGCCGCTATGGACTGTACCATTAGGACTTGGGACCTCCCCACAGGCTG CCTGGTGGACTGCTTCTTGGTAGATTCTTCGGTCATCAGTGTCTCGATGTCCCCCACAGGGGATTTTCTCGCTTCTGCTCATGTGGATAGTCTGGGGATATACTTATG GTCCAACAACACCCTGTGCTCCATGGTCTCCCTCCGGCCCCTGCCTTCTGACTATGAGCCCTCAGTGGTCACACTGCCAGGTTCCTGCCCTGTAGAAG aCGAGGACGGTGAGGAGGAGGACACACCCAGTGAAGAGATGATCGAGTACGTATCTCCAGAGCAGCTCGATGAACGTTTGGTCACACTGTCTCTACTGCCCGACTCCAGATGGAAGAACCTGCTCCACCTGGACAtcataaag AAACGGAATAAGCCGAAGGAGCCCCCCAAAGTGGCCAAGGCAGCCCCCTTTTTCATCCCCACAGTGGCTGGTCTGGTCCCACAGTTTGCCGCATCCGAGGGAAACAGTGCAGAAGACCAG TCTAAAGTGGTGAATTTTGGAGTGCTGGCACAAAAATCCAGTTTCTATGTCAAGCTTGAGGAGGCTTGGATCAGCAACAGCT ACGCGTCCCCCGTGCAGCTACTGAAGGAGATGGGGCCCTCGGCCATCGACACAGAGCTGCGGGGCCTGGCCCCTGATGTGGGCGGGCCTGTGGAAGTAATGCAGAGCTTCCTGAGGATGGTGGGCAGCATGCTGGACTCTAAGCGGGACTTCGACCTGGCTCAGGCCTACCTGGCTCTCTTCCTCAAG CTGCACCTGCGGATAATCTCACAGGAACCAGAGCTGATGGAAGAGGCACAGAAAGTGTCTGAGAAGCTAAAGGAAACATGGACCAACATGCAGACGCTGTTCAACCAGAGCTTGTGCTTGCTGGCGTACACAAAAAGTGCATTGTTATGA